In a genomic window of Pelotomaculum thermopropionicum SI:
- the MviM gene encoding predicted dehydrogenases and related proteins: MNVGVVGVGTMGRNHVRVYSELKDVEKIFVFDVNKEAARKIKDHFGEGVVVSDSIASLLNNVEALSICTSTEYHYEIVQRAIEKGVSFLVEKPLTLTLKEGESLLGLVNGNIIAGVGHIERFNPIMKEIKNLIKNPRYIEIKRHNPASARIDDADVVFDLMIHDIDLVWNYFINDISSCELYSVWDKDLCKAIARFGNCTVSLSASRIACKKVRAIYIEDEDFSVDGDFMTQEVYIYRKPQKYGQNSQRYVQENIIEKVLVNKVEPLKEELRTFVDCVKRQEHFPVTLEQAVASLRIAEEILEKGIRREYDILQAPVGHRGERRNWRRHKNLALRAR; encoded by the coding sequence ATGAATGTTGGAGTAGTCGGCGTAGGCACTATGGGAAGAAACCACGTACGCGTCTATTCAGAGCTGAAGGACGTGGAAAAAATTTTTGTTTTTGATGTTAATAAGGAAGCGGCCCGTAAGATCAAGGACCATTTCGGCGAAGGGGTTGTGGTCAGCGACTCCATTGCTTCTCTATTAAATAACGTAGAGGCATTAAGCATCTGCACTTCCACTGAATACCATTACGAAATTGTCCAAAGAGCAATTGAAAAGGGAGTTAGTTTCCTGGTGGAAAAACCTCTCACCTTAACTTTAAAAGAAGGAGAAAGCCTTTTGGGATTGGTTAATGGTAACATTATAGCTGGCGTGGGCCATATTGAGAGGTTTAACCCCATTATGAAAGAGATAAAGAACCTGATTAAAAACCCCAGGTATATTGAAATAAAAAGGCATAACCCGGCCTCGGCAAGGATAGACGATGCGGATGTTGTATTTGACCTGATGATTCACGATATAGATCTCGTCTGGAATTATTTTATAAATGACATTTCTTCGTGTGAACTATATTCCGTTTGGGATAAAGACTTGTGCAAAGCAATTGCCAGATTTGGCAACTGTACCGTTTCCCTTTCAGCGAGCAGGATTGCCTGCAAGAAAGTGAGGGCAATCTACATTGAAGATGAAGATTTTTCCGTTGACGGCGATTTCATGACCCAGGAAGTTTATATTTATAGAAAACCTCAAAAATACGGGCAGAACAGCCAGCGCTACGTGCAGGAAAACATTATCGAAAAAGTATTAGTGAACAAGGTGGAGCCCCTGAAGGAAGAGTTAAGGACCTTTGTGGATTGTGTAAAAAGACAGGAGCATTTTCCCGTAACGCTGGAGCAGGCGGTGGCAAGCCTAAGGATTGCCGAAGAGATTTTGGAAAAGGGGATTAGAAGGGAATATGACATTTTACAAGCACCCGTCGGCCATCGTGGAGAGCGAAGAAATTGGAGAAGGCACAAAAATCTGGCACTTCGCGCACGTTAG
- a CDS encoding predicted metal-dependent membrane protease, with the protein MSKAQALRQDPGRFLKTFSAFKDHIFLWLYAAGITAAEIVTAYYNPVSGIACHAVLLLALLAHAALAYRQPVNMVYMALALAPMIRITSLSMPLLGVPPMYWYFIISLPLFAAAVSVMRLAGFKRQEVGLIAGNLPLQALVAFLGVPLGLVEYLILKPAPLVPSLAFQHVWLPALILLTGTGFLEELIFRGVMQRAAEECLGRWYGAIYISFVFGVLHITHRSPLDLLFVFGVALLFSTAVALFRSIAGVTFAHGLTNIGLYIVWPHILK; encoded by the coding sequence ATGAGTAAAGCGCAGGCCCTGCGGCAGGACCCCGGCCGATTCCTTAAAACCTTTTCCGCCTTCAAGGACCACATCTTTCTATGGCTGTACGCCGCCGGGATTACCGCCGCGGAAATCGTCACCGCCTACTACAACCCCGTTTCCGGAATAGCCTGCCACGCCGTGCTGCTGCTGGCCCTGCTGGCGCACGCCGCCCTGGCTTACAGGCAGCCCGTGAACATGGTTTACATGGCCCTGGCCCTGGCCCCGATGATCCGGATCACCAGCCTTTCCATGCCCCTGCTGGGCGTCCCGCCAATGTACTGGTATTTTATCATCAGCCTGCCGCTTTTTGCCGCCGCCGTTTCGGTAATGCGGCTGGCCGGCTTTAAGCGCCAGGAAGTCGGCCTGATTGCGGGCAACCTGCCCCTGCAGGCGCTGGTGGCCTTCCTGGGGGTGCCGCTGGGGCTTGTCGAGTACCTGATCCTGAAACCGGCTCCCCTGGTGCCCTCCCTTGCCTTCCAGCACGTCTGGCTGCCGGCCCTGATCCTTTTGACCGGCACCGGGTTTTTAGAAGAGCTGATCTTCCGGGGCGTCATGCAGCGCGCCGCCGAAGAGTGCCTGGGCCGGTGGTACGGCGCAATTTACATAAGCTTCGTGTTCGGAGTGCTGCACATCACCCACCGCTCGCCGCTCGACCTGCTTTTCGTTTTCGGGGTGGCCCTCCTCTTTTCCACCGCCGTCGCCCTGTTCAGGTCCATCGCCGGCGTCACCTTCGCCCACGGCCTGACCAATATCGGGCTGTACATAGTGTGGCCGCACATTTTGAAGTAA
- a CDS encoding hypothetical regulator protein, producing the protein MEVVRLSSKGQLVLPKNIRDRLSLKQGLELKVELIGGKIVLEPVCQEARADWRCWRGSLRGERALEEHLEEHRQEVVHDD; encoded by the coding sequence ATGGAAGTGGTACGTTTGTCTTCTAAAGGGCAACTGGTGCTTCCCAAAAACATCAGGGACCGCCTGTCTTTAAAACAAGGATTGGAGTTAAAAGTAGAATTAATAGGGGGCAAGATCGTTCTGGAACCAGTCTGCCAGGAAGCCAGAGCGGACTGGCGCTGCTGGCGGGGTTCTTTAAGGGGCGAGCGGGCTTTAGAAGAGCATTTGGAAGAGCACAGACAAGAGGTAGTCCATGATGATTAG
- the Uma2 gene encoding Uncharacterized protein conserved in cyanobacteria, protein MMLLLGHTGITLALVRGLIFKAGGVRRFDLRGKCGWRLLIRTFSAGTIYAEWLFEALMEGVWDMDASCREPGLAYKAIPEKAVYTYEDYCRLPEGAPYELIGGKLVMTPSPGKKHQIILKRLLKLLDNYVEDKDAGEVLCVPRDVCLAPTEVYQPDILFVAKDRLEISAEDKVNGAPDMIAEILSPSNAYYDLRKKFKAYEKYGVREYWIVDPEEASIEVYELADGKFRLAAQKEKSGIVSSVVLPGFTIKLEDIFPS, encoded by the coding sequence ATGATGCTGCTTTTGGGCCATACGGGAATAACCCTTGCGCTCGTTAGAGGCCTGATTTTCAAAGCCGGCGGGGTGCGGAGATTTGACCTGAGGGGGAAGTGCGGGTGGCGGTTATTAATCCGGACATTTTCCGCCGGTACCATATACGCGGAATGGTTATTTGAAGCTTTAATGGAGGGGGTGTGGGATATGGATGCCAGTTGCCGCGAACCTGGTCTGGCTTATAAGGCAATTCCAGAGAAAGCAGTCTATACTTACGAAGATTACTGCAGGCTGCCGGAAGGCGCGCCTTATGAGCTTATCGGGGGAAAGTTGGTTATGACACCGTCGCCGGGGAAAAAACATCAAATAATTTTGAAAAGGCTGCTCAAGCTACTGGACAACTACGTTGAGGATAAAGATGCGGGTGAAGTTTTGTGTGTGCCGCGAGACGTGTGCTTGGCGCCCACTGAGGTTTACCAGCCAGATATTTTATTTGTGGCTAAAGACCGCCTGGAAATATCTGCTGAAGACAAGGTTAACGGTGCGCCTGACATGATTGCGGAGATCCTTTCACCTTCCAATGCTTACTATGACTTGCGGAAAAAGTTCAAGGCTTATGAAAAATATGGAGTTAGGGAGTACTGGATAGTAGACCCGGAGGAGGCTAGCATCGAGGTTTATGAGCTGGCAGACGGCAAGTTTCGCCTGGCAGCGCAAAAAGAAAAATCCGGGATAGTTTCTTCTGTAGTTCTGCCGGGTTTCACCATAAAACTAGAGGATATTTTCCCTTCTTAA
- the AmiC gene encoding N-acetylmuramoyl-L-alanine amidase: MFSPVIRAYRIRKRHLAALAVLAVLALFFSRLLQERAGRQAVAALAPALAGRVIVVDPGHGGYDPGVVGKSGALEKDIALSVGRRLAANLGQAGAMVLMTREADTDLSDPGTVGLTAKKREDLSRRVALANDNKADLYLSIHVNSFTSPRRRGAQTFVQPGSAESKKAARFIQEELARVLEGTGRRINEVDFYVTRNATMPAVIVEIGFITNEEEEKLLQDPAYQSKAAWAVFAGTVKYFAGKESSPQPPPPFSGKTFAP; encoded by the coding sequence TTGTTTTCGCCGGTAATCAGGGCGTACAGGATCAGGAAGCGCCATCTGGCGGCCCTGGCGGTTCTGGCGGTACTGGCGCTGTTTTTCTCCCGGCTTTTGCAGGAAAGGGCCGGCCGGCAGGCCGTGGCAGCCCTGGCGCCCGCGCTGGCCGGCCGGGTGATCGTGGTGGACCCCGGCCACGGCGGTTACGACCCGGGCGTGGTGGGGAAGAGCGGCGCCCTGGAAAAGGACATCGCCCTTTCCGTCGGCAGGCGCCTGGCGGCCAATCTGGGGCAGGCGGGGGCGATGGTGCTGATGACCAGGGAGGCCGACACCGACCTGAGCGACCCCGGCACCGTTGGGCTGACGGCAAAAAAGAGGGAGGACCTGAGCAGGAGGGTGGCCCTGGCCAACGACAACAAGGCCGACCTCTACCTCAGCATCCACGTGAACAGCTTTACCTCCCCCCGCCGGCGCGGCGCCCAGACCTTCGTCCAGCCCGGCTCGGCCGAAAGCAAGAAGGCCGCCCGGTTCATCCAGGAAGAGCTTGCCAGGGTTCTCGAAGGCACCGGCCGCCGGATAAACGAAGTAGATTTTTACGTCACCAGGAACGCAACCATGCCCGCCGTAATAGTAGAGATAGGCTTTATAACCAACGAAGAGGAAGAAAAGCTCCTGCAGGACCCCGCCTACCAGAGCAAGGCGGCCTGGGCCGTATTCGCCGGCACCGTTAAATACTTTGCCGGCAAAGAATCCTCGCCCCAGCCGCCCCCGCCCTTTTCCGGAAAAACTTTCGCGCCGTGA
- the FixC gene encoding dehydrogenases (flavoproteins) codes for MNYDVIVIGGGPAGCKTAGLIAGKGYRVLVAEEHPRIGTPVQCAGLVSPRTLKAAGMPDGVIINEIKGVYVHSPGGETLAVRCKDAAAFVIDRAGFDRKLAERAQSAGAEILTGVKAGLGKLLAEKIIVKLKSSRGESSARARLVIGADGANSRVARRINAPRSGEVVRMFAAEVQLKCPEEDMAHIFLGREIAPGWFGWLIPVDGRRARAGIGVCGVDKHPREYFYRLAEARRDIFKDMKVICYTGGAVPIGLPPRIYGDRILLVGDAACQTKPISGGGLYLGMRGAELCAKVATKALSREDLSAERLSEYQRRWEKEMAGETQTALRHRRVFLTMSDREMDALIRFFNRPLWQYVISRYGDIDYPSLLSGKLSLARPWAEKFLKHRFKKALDSRAAVEA; via the coding sequence ATGAACTATGACGTGATAGTAATTGGAGGCGGCCCGGCGGGTTGTAAAACAGCCGGGCTTATCGCCGGCAAAGGCTACAGGGTGCTGGTGGCGGAAGAGCACCCCCGGATCGGTACCCCCGTTCAGTGCGCCGGCCTGGTCAGCCCCAGGACCTTGAAAGCCGCAGGCATGCCGGACGGCGTAATAATAAATGAAATCAAGGGGGTCTACGTCCATTCCCCCGGCGGCGAGACCCTCGCCGTAAGGTGCAAGGACGCGGCTGCCTTTGTGATAGACCGCGCCGGATTCGACCGGAAGCTGGCCGAGAGGGCGCAGAGCGCCGGGGCAGAAATACTGACCGGCGTCAAAGCCGGCCTGGGCAAACTCCTGGCGGAAAAAATAATCGTGAAGTTAAAAAGCTCCAGAGGAGAGTCGTCGGCCAGGGCGCGCCTCGTGATCGGGGCAGACGGGGCCAACTCCCGCGTCGCCCGCCGGATCAACGCCCCCAGGTCCGGGGAGGTGGTCCGGATGTTTGCCGCCGAAGTGCAGCTTAAATGCCCGGAAGAAGACATGGCCCACATATTCCTGGGCCGGGAGATCGCCCCGGGCTGGTTCGGCTGGCTCATCCCGGTGGACGGCAGGCGGGCCAGGGCGGGCATAGGCGTATGCGGCGTGGACAAGCACCCGCGCGAATACTTCTATCGGCTTGCGGAAGCCCGCCGGGATATTTTCAAGGACATGAAAGTGATCTGCTATACAGGCGGGGCTGTCCCAATAGGCCTTCCCCCCAGGATATACGGCGACAGAATCCTGCTTGTCGGCGACGCTGCCTGCCAGACCAAGCCCATCTCAGGCGGCGGGCTGTACCTGGGGATGCGGGGCGCGGAACTCTGCGCCAAAGTCGCAACTAAAGCGCTCTCCAGAGAGGATCTGTCCGCAGAGCGCCTTTCAGAGTACCAGCGCCGGTGGGAAAAAGAGATGGCCGGCGAAACCCAGACCGCCCTGAGGCACAGGCGCGTCTTCCTGACCATGTCCGACCGGGAAATGGACGCCCTGATCAGGTTCTTCAACCGCCCGCTGTGGCAGTACGTAATTTCCAGGTACGGCGACATCGACTACCCCTCGCTTTTGTCCGGCAAGCTTTCCCTGGCCAGGCCCTGGGCAGAGAAGTTCCTGAAGCACCGGTTCAAAAAAGCCCTGGACAGCCGCGCGGCCGTTGAGGCGTAA
- the WecC gene encoding UDP-N-acetyl-D-mannosaminuronate dehydrogenase, whose protein sequence is MKIAVIGLGRAGLPLAGVIADSGLEVVGVDIDKNRCELVNEGLNPIPEEKGLGELLRKYGGKSLKATACYKEAKECNVYIVITPLLIDGDYNPDFRNIESSFREVGKILKRGDLVVLETTVPPKTTEILAKKWLEEESGLKFGEFHLAHSPERIMTGCSVSRLREFPKIVGGVNEESGRKALEIYKNFIPNIRLVSSARVAEFIKVIEGCYRDANIALANELFKIAQDLELDYYEAREFANHEYCHLHLPSTGVGGHCIPIYPWFLIKEMEKKGRFNQARLLRASREINDEMAFYWMEKIVFQCLKLNKPLNKIKICVKGITFREGVKQLYHSRNLALARGLMEKGLDVYVYDEMFSKEELEQMGLRPLKPEEADIVFDCFRLSFMEKRTCQRS, encoded by the coding sequence GTGAAAATTGCCGTAATTGGGCTGGGAAGAGCCGGCCTGCCCCTGGCAGGGGTTATTGCTGATTCCGGCCTGGAAGTAGTGGGCGTGGATATAGATAAAAATAGGTGTGAACTGGTTAATGAAGGTCTAAACCCGATTCCCGAAGAAAAGGGGTTAGGCGAATTACTAAGAAAATACGGCGGGAAAAGTTTAAAGGCAACAGCGTGTTATAAAGAAGCAAAAGAGTGTAATGTCTATATAGTTATTACTCCCTTGCTTATAGATGGAGATTACAACCCCGACTTTAGAAACATTGAAAGTTCTTTTCGCGAAGTCGGAAAGATACTGAAGAGAGGAGACTTGGTTGTCCTTGAGACCACCGTTCCGCCAAAAACAACAGAAATCCTGGCAAAAAAGTGGCTGGAGGAAGAAAGCGGGCTAAAGTTCGGTGAATTCCACCTGGCCCACTCCCCGGAAAGGATCATGACCGGCTGCAGCGTCTCCAGGTTGAGGGAGTTTCCAAAAATAGTCGGCGGAGTAAATGAGGAAAGCGGCAGGAAGGCCCTGGAGATATATAAAAATTTCATCCCCAACATCCGCCTGGTTTCTTCGGCCAGGGTTGCCGAATTCATCAAGGTTATTGAAGGCTGCTACCGGGACGCAAACATCGCCCTGGCGAACGAGCTGTTTAAAATTGCGCAGGACCTGGAATTAGATTATTACGAGGCCAGGGAGTTTGCCAACCACGAATACTGCCACCTTCACCTGCCGTCAACTGGCGTGGGCGGCCACTGCATACCCATATACCCCTGGTTTTTAATTAAAGAAATGGAAAAGAAGGGCAGGTTCAACCAGGCCAGGCTGCTGCGGGCGAGCCGCGAGATAAACGACGAAATGGCTTTTTACTGGATGGAAAAGATAGTCTTTCAGTGCCTCAAGCTAAACAAGCCGTTAAATAAAATAAAGATATGCGTAAAAGGGATAACGTTCAGAGAAGGAGTCAAACAACTGTATCACAGCAGGAACCTGGCCCTGGCCAGGGGTCTTATGGAGAAAGGGCTGGACGTTTACGTTTACGATGAAATGTTTTCTAAAGAAGAGCTGGAGCAAATGGGCCTGCGCCCTTTGAAGCCCGAAGAGGCGGATATTGTTTTTGACTGTTTCAGGTTAAGTTTTATGGAAAAAAGAACTTGCCAGAGGAGTTAG
- a CDS encoding predicted membrane protein, which yields MKIEIKNEFLWVLLFSLLLAALIIFNASGPLRVALGLPFVLFFPGYTLIAPVSGQGGPGRHRAGGLSFGLSIAVVPLLGLALNYTPWGIRLYPILLTLLAFTAAMSAVALYRRNKLPCEERFIISVNIDTPKWGELSRLDKILTVALAGAIIFAAGSLYYVVTTPKTGEKFTEFYILGPGGKAEGYPRDMKINEEKAVIMGIVNHEYRPVSYTAEVRAGGETVKRLGPFELAHEEKREETVGFSVYRPGENQKVEFLLFKDGEGEPYRSLHLWVNAYE from the coding sequence TTGAAAATTGAAATAAAGAACGAGTTTTTATGGGTACTGCTTTTTTCCCTGCTTCTTGCCGCATTAATTATTTTTAACGCGAGCGGCCCTTTACGGGTTGCGCTGGGTTTGCCGTTCGTTCTTTTTTTTCCCGGCTACACCCTTATTGCGCCTGTTTCCGGCCAGGGAGGACCTGGACGGCATCGAGCGGGTGGCTTGAGCTTCGGCCTGAGCATAGCCGTGGTGCCGCTTTTGGGGCTGGCCCTGAACTACACCCCGTGGGGGATCAGGCTTTACCCCATCCTGCTTACCCTTCTGGCCTTCACCGCCGCCATGTCCGCCGTGGCTTTATACCGCAGGAACAAGCTTCCCTGCGAGGAGCGCTTTATAATATCCGTCAACATAGACACACCTAAATGGGGCGAACTGTCGAGGCTGGACAAAATTCTCACGGTGGCGCTGGCAGGCGCCATAATTTTTGCCGCGGGCAGCCTTTATTACGTTGTAACCACGCCCAAAACGGGCGAAAAGTTCACCGAGTTCTACATCCTGGGCCCCGGCGGGAAGGCCGAGGGCTACCCGCGCGACATGAAAATAAACGAGGAGAAGGCAGTTATAATGGGCATAGTCAACCACGAGTACCGCCCCGTTTCCTACACCGCCGAGGTGCGGGCGGGCGGGGAAACCGTCAAAAGGCTGGGCCCCTTTGAGCTGGCCCACGAAGAAAAAAGGGAAGAAACGGTGGGCTTTAGCGTCTACCGGCCCGGCGAAAACCAGAAGGTGGAGTTCCTGCTTTTTAAAGACGGGGAGGGCGAGCCCTACCGCTCCCTGCACCTGTGGGTGAACGCTTATGAGTAA
- a CDS encoding predicted nucleic acid-binding protein (contains PIN domain), with protein sequence MMIRIFDAFAVLCWMQEEPGSSYVNHLMEEAEKGTVKIYISAINAGEIYYRLIKSGKAREAASFLSDVKNKVFPWEVVAATNTRVWEAAKLKGEYRLSYADAFAVALAKEKGGKIVTRDPEIIAALSCDDFLLDQIP encoded by the coding sequence ATGATGATTAGAATATTTGACGCTTTTGCCGTGCTCTGCTGGATGCAAGAAGAGCCAGGTTCATCTTACGTTAATCATTTAATGGAAGAAGCTGAGAAAGGAACAGTTAAGATTTATATCTCAGCTATTAATGCCGGCGAAATTTACTACCGGCTTATTAAAAGCGGCAAGGCCAGAGAGGCGGCCAGTTTTTTGTCAGATGTAAAAAACAAGGTTTTTCCCTGGGAGGTAGTTGCAGCGACCAATACACGTGTTTGGGAAGCTGCAAAATTAAAGGGCGAGTACAGGTTGTCTTATGCCGATGCTTTTGCTGTGGCCCTGGCGAAGGAAAAAGGAGGTAAAATTGTTACGCGGGATCCTGAAATAATCGCAGCCTTAAGCTGTGATGATTTTTTGCTTGACCAGATACCATAG
- a CDS encoding hypothetical protein (containing PGM_PMM_IV, Phosphoglucomutase/phosphomannomutase, C-terminal domain), producing MPCADREKFSIVSALVEHFRERYEVIDVDGARVLFEEGWGLVRASNTQPVLVARCEARTKEGLDRICGIMKEALRKFPEVGDFEWEF from the coding sequence GTGCCCTGCGCCGACCGGGAGAAGTTTAGCATTGTTAGCGCGCTGGTGGAGCATTTCCGGGAGCGTTATGAAGTGATAGACGTAGACGGCGCGAGGGTGCTTTTTGAAGAGGGCTGGGGCCTGGTGCGCGCCTCCAACACCCAGCCCGTGCTGGTGGCCCGCTGCGAGGCCAGGACCAAAGAGGGGCTGGACCGCATTTGCGGCATCATGAAGGAAGCGCTGCGGAAGTTTCCCGAAGTGGGGGACTTTGAGTGGGAATTTTAA
- a CDS encoding carbonic anhydrases/acetyltransferases (isoleucine patch superfamily), which yields MTFYKHPSAIVESEEIGEGTKIWHFAHVREKAVIGNNCNIGKGVYIDAGVEIGHNVKIQNFVSVYHGVKIEDDVFIGPSVTFTNDLYPRAFIWSEDKVGHTIVKKGASIGANATIVCGVTIGEYAMVGAGSVTTKDVPPFGLYYGNPAKLAGFVCYCGKKLEKLIEEGKGESLYECECGKRVKIKGEWNQ from the coding sequence ATGACATTTTACAAGCACCCGTCGGCCATCGTGGAGAGCGAAGAAATTGGAGAAGGCACAAAAATCTGGCACTTCGCGCACGTTAGGGAAAAGGCTGTAATCGGCAATAACTGCAACATAGGTAAAGGCGTTTACATAGATGCCGGGGTGGAGATTGGCCACAACGTCAAGATCCAGAATTTTGTCAGCGTCTATCATGGGGTAAAAATAGAGGACGACGTCTTTATTGGACCATCAGTTACCTTTACCAACGATTTATACCCACGGGCATTCATCTGGAGCGAAGACAAGGTAGGTCATACGATAGTAAAGAAAGGAGCGAGCATTGGAGCAAACGCCACCATAGTGTGCGGGGTGACCATCGGCGAGTATGCCATGGTCGGCGCGGGCAGCGTGACTACAAAGGACGTTCCTCCATTTGGCCTATACTACGGCAATCCTGCAAAACTCGCAGGGTTTGTATGCTACTGCGGCAAAAAGCTGGAAAAGCTGATTGAAGAAGGCAAAGGTGAATCCTTATATGAATGTGAGTGCGGCAAGAGAGTGAAAATAAAAGGAGAATGGAATCAGTGA
- a CDS encoding hypothetical protein (containing HisB (COG0131), imidazoleglycerol-phosphate dehydratase), protein MPVYWREILPRFPGAAAIIEVKCSQALVDEVVRLGGRPFFYKTGHSLIKAKMKEVGAVFTGEMSGHMFFADEYYGYDDAFYATGRLLRILSNTKEPLSRLLESVPRYYSTAETRVCPAPTGRSLALLARWWSISGSVMK, encoded by the coding sequence GTGCCTGTATACTGGCGGGAAATACTGCCGCGCTTTCCCGGGGCGGCGGCGATCATAGAGGTGAAGTGCTCCCAGGCGCTTGTGGACGAGGTGGTCCGGCTGGGAGGCAGGCCGTTTTTCTACAAGACCGGCCACTCCCTGATCAAGGCCAAAATGAAGGAAGTGGGGGCGGTGTTCACCGGCGAAATGTCGGGGCACATGTTTTTTGCCGATGAATACTACGGGTACGACGACGCCTTTTATGCCACCGGGCGCTTGTTGCGTATTCTCTCCAATACAAAAGAACCTCTCTCCAGGCTGCTGGAAAGCGTGCCGCGGTATTATTCCACGGCGGAAACCCGGGTGTGCCCTGCGCCGACCGGGAGAAGTTTAGCATTGTTAGCGCGCTGGTGGAGCATTTCCGGGAGCGTTATGAAGTGA
- the WcaA gene encoding glycosyltransferases (involved in cell wall biogenesis), protein MYKGKKIAVVVPAYNERELITQVITTVPDFVDRIYAVNDASTDDTGEILSKLAEKISRLTVIHHEKNGGVGAAIISGHKMALKDEMDVVAIMAGDGQMDPAILDKIINPVVEGRADFAKGDRLSIARHRESMSAWRTFGNFLLTFLTRIASGYWHMVDPQNGYTAISREFLQRLDLDKIEKGFAFENDLLVKLNVLGARLVDVPHPAIYGKEHSKIRYHKYIVNTSWVLLKLFLWRLKAKYLDRIIFWKHCGKSFAKM, encoded by the coding sequence ATGTATAAAGGTAAAAAGATAGCGGTGGTTGTTCCGGCTTATAATGAGAGGGAATTAATAACCCAGGTTATTACCACTGTTCCTGATTTTGTGGACCGGATCTATGCTGTAAATGACGCCAGCACGGACGACACGGGGGAAATACTCTCCAAACTTGCTGAAAAAATCAGCCGGTTGACCGTGATCCACCACGAAAAAAATGGCGGCGTAGGCGCTGCCATCATTTCCGGTCATAAAATGGCCTTGAAAGATGAAATGGATGTGGTGGCCATTATGGCCGGTGACGGGCAAATGGACCCTGCGATCCTGGACAAGATCATCAATCCCGTTGTAGAAGGCAGGGCGGATTTTGCCAAAGGGGACAGGCTTTCCATTGCCCGGCACAGAGAGAGCATGTCCGCCTGGAGGACCTTCGGCAACTTTCTCCTTACCTTTTTAACCAGAATAGCTTCCGGGTACTGGCACATGGTTGACCCGCAAAACGGCTATACGGCCATATCCCGCGAATTTTTACAGAGGCTCGACCTGGATAAAATCGAAAAAGGATTTGCCTTTGAGAATGATCTGCTGGTAAAGCTTAACGTGCTCGGCGCGCGGCTGGTTGATGTCCCGCACCCGGCCATATACGGCAAAGAACATTCCAAGATAAGGTATCATAAGTACATAGTGAATACCAGTTGGGTTTTGCTCAAGCTGTTTTTATGGCGGCTAAAGGCAAAGTACCTGGACAGAATAATATTTTGGAAACATTGCGGAAAAAGCTTTGCAAAGATGTAA
- a CDS encoding transposase IS3/IS911 — protein MEEKIALEGLPTLFTDEQRAIERMKKEYTKQSEELYAEIGRLTTQLAWLKKKCGLATEP, from the coding sequence GTGGAAGAAAAAATTGCTTTAGAAGGATTACCCACGCTGTTTACCGACGAACAAAGGGCAATTGAAAGAATGAAAAAAGAATACACCAAACAAAGCGAGGAACTCTATGCCGAAATCGGCCGCTTAACCACCCAGCTGGCCTGGTTGAAAAAAAAATGTGGTCTCGCAACTGAGCCGTGA